One genomic segment of Nocardia spumae includes these proteins:
- a CDS encoding VOC family protein: protein MTVTGPDFIALQVHDLDRAADFYRTHLGLRPAPSSPPGAVVFDTTPIPFAVREPLPGVDLNSASPRPGVGVALWLHADDAQALHDELATAGVPILAGPADSPFGRMFTFGDPDGYAVTVHDKR from the coding sequence ATGACCGTCACCGGACCCGACTTCATCGCACTCCAGGTACACGATCTCGACCGCGCCGCCGATTTCTATCGAACCCACCTGGGCCTGCGGCCCGCTCCGAGCAGCCCACCCGGAGCCGTCGTCTTCGACACCACGCCTATCCCGTTCGCGGTGCGAGAGCCGCTGCCGGGCGTCGACCTGAACAGCGCCTCGCCCCGACCGGGAGTCGGTGTCGCACTCTGGCTGCACGCCGATGACGCCCAGGCGCTGCACGACGAGCTGGCCACGGCCGGAGTACCGATCCTCGCGGGCCCGGCCGACTCCCCCTTCGGGCGGATGTTCACCTTCGGCGATCCGGACGGATACGCGGTGACCGTCCACGACAAGCGCTGA
- a CDS encoding MarR family winged helix-turn-helix transcriptional regulator: MGQDGGVGDVDLSVGYVLKQAATALRVRMDAVLRPLELTVPQYACLELLGQREGLSSAELARGVFVSRQAMNQVLRGLQERGLLARPAVTEHGRALPSRLTPDGERVLRTASRAVADVERQMLSAFDPARRQGLRDDLAACVEALSPRSP; the protein is encoded by the coding sequence ATGGGTCAAGACGGTGGCGTCGGAGATGTCGATCTGTCGGTGGGGTATGTGCTCAAACAGGCGGCGACCGCGTTGCGGGTCCGGATGGACGCGGTACTGCGGCCGCTGGAATTGACCGTGCCGCAGTACGCCTGCCTGGAATTGCTCGGGCAGCGGGAGGGGCTGTCGAGTGCCGAACTCGCCCGGGGCGTGTTCGTCAGCCGCCAGGCCATGAATCAGGTGTTGCGCGGACTGCAGGAGCGCGGCCTATTGGCCCGTCCGGCCGTGACCGAACACGGTCGAGCGCTGCCCAGTCGGCTGACTCCCGACGGGGAGCGAGTACTGCGCACCGCCAGCCGTGCCGTCGCCGACGTGGAGCGGCAGATGCTGAGCGCTTTCGATCCGGCTCGGCGACAAGGGCTCCGCGACGACCTGGCCGCCTGTGTCGAGGCGCTCTCGCCGCGGTCGCCGTGA